The following DNA comes from Nocardioides panzhihuensis.
GCTCGCCGTTGAGCTCGCGCTCCTCCAGGCGGGCACCGATGGCGAGCAGCGGCGGCACCGCCGCGACCAGGATGCGTGCCGCCTTCTCCGCGCCGAACCGGCCGCCGGCGCCACCAGCCACGCCACCACCGTCGTTGACGGTCTCGACATCGGCCGCCAGCAGCGCCTGGAGCTGATCGAGATCGCCGTCGCGCAGCGCGTCGAAGAAGCGACTGGAGAGCTCGACCCGTTTGCGCCGGTCGGCCTCGAACCGTGGCTTGCCCTCGTCCATGTGGCGACGCGCGCGCGAGGCGAGCTGGCGGCAGGCGGCCTCGGAGCGATCGACCGCCGCGGCGATGTCGGCGAAGCCGAAGTGGAAGACCTCGCGCAGCACGAAGACCGCCCGCTCCAGCGGGCTGAGCCGCTCGAGGAGCAGCAGCGCGGCCATCGAGACCGAGTCGGCCAGCTCGGTCGCCCGCTCCGGGCTCGCGTAGATGTCCGCGCGCTCGTCCGCGTGGGTGTCGGTGGGCAGCGGATCGGGGAACCACGGACCGACGTACGTCTCCCGGCGCACCCGTGCCGAGCGCAGCACGTCGAGCGAGATGCGGGTGACCACGGTGGACATGAACGCCTTCAGCGAGTCGGGCTCGGTCGGGCTCGAGGCCAGCCGGATCCAGCTCTCCTGCACCGCGTCCTCCGCCTCGCTCACGCTGCCGAGGATCCGGTAGGCGATCGAGAACAGCAGCGGGCGCAGCTCCTCGAACTCGGCTTCAGGTGTCATGAAATGTCCTCCTCGGTCCATCTTGCCCTCTAGGACGAGGCAGCGCGGACGACTGTGACATGGCGCCAGACACCGCGCCCCGTCGGGTCGTACGCCTGCTGGAAAAGGTTCGACGCAG
Coding sequences within:
- the sigJ gene encoding RNA polymerase sigma factor SigJ, yielding MTPEAEFEELRPLLFSIAYRILGSVSEAEDAVQESWIRLASSPTEPDSLKAFMSTVVTRISLDVLRSARVRRETYVGPWFPDPLPTDTHADERADIYASPERATELADSVSMAALLLLERLSPLERAVFVLREVFHFGFADIAAAVDRSEAACRQLASRARRHMDEGKPRFEADRRKRVELSSRFFDALRDGDLDQLQALLAADVETVNDGGGVAGGAGGRFGAEKAARILVAAVPPLLAIGARLEERELNGEPGAILRDADGSVLGTWTLDILDGQIQRIRSVTNPEKLGHLGPVADLKEVVRRRNRHRHGL